AACCAAAGTTATGCTGGAAACTAGATGAGAGAATGGGCAGAGAAACTTGCTTTCCGTTGTTGGGTCACCGTCAGAGGAACATCGGACAGATCTCCTAATTTCTCCATGCTGCTGTAGCTGGGAAATTGCAAGCCAACACCCCTGCCACTTGGCTGCGTACAAGTGCAGTACTGAGTGTTTTCACGACTTCATAGACAGCCATGGAGCATAGTCAGCTACGGAAAATAAAACTCCTGTGCTATTTATGAATATCTGTTGTGCTTCAATTTGGGGGTAGAAGGCTGCAGCGGTGcttaaaacattgcattttgAGGCAGCAACGACTTCTCAGAAGGCCATGAtcagtcttatttttcaaataatattagGAAATATAATGTTTGCTCCATCTGAGAACGAATGAGGAACTTGAGCAAAACTGCTAAACATAAAAGTTCCTGGACATCTGGAAAGGATTAGTCAGGAAGGTGCTGGGGACAAGGAGTTCAGGCAAGTTCAAGAGACACCTACTGTAGATTTGTTTCcacaggagggaggaggagtgaaaGGGTTGAGGGGAAAAGCAGGAAGGGAGGATTGAAATAAAACCCATGCAGGACTGGCAGATAAGGCGAGCGATGAGAACAGCCTCCATTCTGCGGAAGCGTGAAGTGCAGGACAGGCGGCCCTAGAGGGTCTGCTGGAATAGAAGGGGCTGGCTGTAGCAACAAGGGATAAACCACGGTGGCAAAGAGCTGGCCAAGTAACTGCTCGTGCCCGTCTTTGCAAGGGCAGACAATGGACCCTGTGCTGAGCACGTCCGCGCTGCAGGAAAACACATCCCTGCTTCTCAGCCAGATGTGTCCCCGCTCAACGCACATCTATAGGATTAGCAGATTTTGCCCCCCTCGGAGCTCACCAACAACTCAACAGGGCAGATGCTGTGATAAAGTCAAGAGCACTAGAGAAACACTAAAGCGTAGACAGCGGGTGCTAGGAACAGAGCTACACATCCAATTAATGTAGATGGGagaatgtttgttttatttctgagcgGATAAGCACTCACGCAGCCTCTTGGGCCCTGCAAAATCACAAAGGAGTTCTGCTTCAGGCCAAGATGAAAGTCGCAAAGAATAAGCATGAAAACCACAGGGGCTTGTGAAAACCATGCTTGGTTTATTAAACGACTCACGAAGCTTTTTATCACGTATTTCTGTCTCCGACGCACTTTACACTTAAATTCAGGTGCCAAatcctttgtctttttcctaACTATGGACCCTTGTAGTAAGTTcaattttgaaatctgtttgaAATCCATGAGCTTATGCTAAAGCAAAGCTTTcgggtttcttttaaaagtctggAGTTACCCACAGCAGGTCCTCATTTCTGAACCAGAACTGTGCAGAGACACCACTGCATCAGAAGCTAACTTTCACCCtacatgaaaaaacaaactaaccAGATAGAAGTCAGATGCTCTCTATAAATGTTCGTGGGTATTCAAATTTAGTAACTCATTTTAGTTTGTACTTTCCCTATAAGTGAAGAATAACTATTTTCAAATTAAGTTAGCAGGAGGTAAAGCTGAAAATCAAAGCACAAGCTTTGTGTTTcctgaaaattttactttaacaAGGTAGCTCCAGCTGCTaactttgttttattgcatTCCTGAAGGACAGATCTCCATGCAAGAATACTTTAAGAGCTCTGCTCCAAAAATAAAGGcactcagatttatttttatggtcAGGTATATTTTACCAGTTATTCTCAGAGCTCTTGATACTGCCCTTACCCACTGGCCTCGCTCAGGTATCACACAGGCTGGAGCCCCCCGTCCCCGCATTCgccttccccaggcagctggagaggaCCCGGCTGCCTGCCAGGCAGATGCTGCCGCTTTTTCACTCGCCTCCCTCCCGTCCCAGCACTCAGACAGACGCTGAAATCCTTCGCTGATGACAGCAGACATGGCTTGCTAACGGTGGGCCAGGCCACAGCTCAACCTTGGCAAGCTCAGGCACAGAAACAAACTGAGAGTGAGCCAAGGACCTTCAGGATGAGGGAGAGAcgtggggagggagagcagcgCCTACCGCAGACAGCCTGCCCTGGCTCCTCGGAGCCGCAGGCTGGGACGGCACTACCCAACCACATCCCTGCTGCCGGCACGCAGGTATCTAACTCAGCCGTGCAGGCTCCCGGGCATCGGAAGAGGAGGAGCGGCCTTCCCACTTGAGCGCTCTCAAGTTAAACGCTTGAAGACTGAATGCCCACCCTGGCTGTCTTCCTGGTGGGAACCTTCGAACCCGCAGAGATTCCCTGGCGAATGCCGGCTGAATGGAGTCTCTCACACACACAAGGAACCACATTCTCATTAGCAACTGGGGACCTTGGCAGCCGTCCTGAGCTGTAACATCCAGATCTCGAAATGGAACAAACCCGCAGTTGTATGCAATTAGAGCGCTCTGATGCGGAGGTTCAGTCCCGCCCTTCCAGAGCACTGCAAATGCAACTGATGACATGGCCCATTCACCAGAAACAGTACGGAGTAATTAATCACGCCAAAACTTCAATGAGCACCTCCTTCACCCCATTTCAGTCAATCGGAGTCAGGTCATGGCCACTTGTAATTCAGAAAGCTCTCTCAGCACTTTCAGCAGGGCTGTTGTTAGCCTAAAGACAGGCATCAGAGGGCCAAACGATGAAGCTTCTGCGAGAAGCAGAAGGGCCACCACCGAACTGTTCTGAAGACCTTCCTAAATTTAAATCCATTTGTTCGTTATGCAGCTGTACTAAAGACAGCTTGACAGAGAAGAGGGTTGTTGAAGGGCTGTATAGCATGTGCACATGTAAACACAATTCTCCATCCACGAACACCGTCATTTATTGTTTTATGATGATGATACATCAAGGCCTGAGCAAGGACGACACCCCAGGATTCACCCTAGTCATCCATCTTTACACCCTTCGAGCCATGCGTAATGAACACAAGGCCGTACAGCTGCTCGCTGTCCATTTGCCTGCTCtccctcaccccccaccccaaaaccagaacTGTGCAGGTCACTCGTTGCAGTGACAGCCGTCAGCAGTGAGGGAGGTGCGTGCATGCTTGCCATTAGCTGCAGAGCTTGGCAGCACACTCCCAACACAGGCAACACGTCTGCATTTTGGCCACAGGTTCAAAACGGTATCAGAAAAGGAACAGGAGACGGACGAAAGATATTGCTGTTACCTTTGCTCTTTGCTGTACCACAGCGTTCAACCTCTGTTCGTCAGATGGATTTCAGACTGGCGGCCTCTGCGGACACCAGCACTCAGCTGTCAGATAGCTGGGAGGACGTCTACATAAATCTACTGCGATCCATGTCATCCCACGGCATATACTTGCCCTTTCCTTAAAATCAGAAGTCACTGATGTCCCTAGGGAAGATGCACGGGTTGAACAGTAGCAGCAGGCAATGGCTAATGAAGTTTACCTATGGCTGCTTCACTGACTGGAACCTAAACACGGGACGTGAACTTCTAGAGTTGGGAGGAGTTTGCGGCTGGAATCAAAGCTCTGGAAAAGGAAACTAGATGAAATTGCTCACTCTGCTGtggacaggaaaataaatgccttATACCGAACTGATGCTGTGACGCAACCCACGGCATCAGCAGCACACTGACAAAATGAGTCAGTGACAGGTCATGGTGAGACAGAGCCACTCAAGGATGGGAAGTGCTTTGCATGCAGAAGTGTCTGCACCGAGACTGCTGTACAGCCATTTGCTAAATAAACTGCGTTCTTGGCCGATCTGCCAAACCAGTACCTTCACTGCATCATCTGCTTCATCTTaagctgaagcagcaggaggaggactcACTTCCTCCTGGGAAGGAGACGGCCAAGTGAAAAGCTCAGAACAGTCGTACTGTGACTCACAGCAGAGTTACGCTGCACTCGCACGGGCTCTGTTGGGGATGCACAGAGCAGGGGGCTCCTGTCCAGCCACGAGAGCCCCTCGCAGCCGGCTGGAGGACAGGATCAGCACCAGCGAGCACGCCAGGGTCCTGAAGCGACACAGAGCACGCAGGCACGAAGAGGAACTACCTCCGGGAGCGGAGGAGTACCGCCAAGCCAGCTGAGTCCCGCACCAGCCCtcagccctcctgccccataCGTGCTGGGAGCAGAACCCGCCTCACTTCCCTGGGCTTAACGCCCTTCCCCTGGCAAATGCTGACTTCATCAGCCGTGACGCCCGGAAGCCATACCAACGCCAAGAGGGTGAcgttgtttttctttgcaattagAGCTGCATATAAAGCACCATCCCCTGAAGACCTGTCAGCTGATGGGGAGCACTGGCAGCCCCAGTCCTGCGCAGCCAGCAGGCTCCTGGGCCCCCGAACACGGCTCTCCGCAGGTCAAGCAGTGCCCTCAGGTGGTCAAATGGACTCCCCGGGCTTGAGACCTGCTTCGCCATAACAACAGGGAGCACAAGCACATCTACAATCTGTCCAAGTACAATTCTTTATTTGGCCTTCTCTGAGAACCTACAGGCGGCTTTCCGGGGTGTTACAGAGGATCAGTGTCGTGGCCAACAAAAGATGTCCCTAGAgccatcagcagctgctgctgccacagagCGTGAAGTTTTAAGACTGTGGTTTAAACATGCCCCAGCAGAGATACCAGAGCAGCCTACTCTAACACACTTGAAAACTGCCTGTGTCAGAACTCAGAGGTCCATGCACCTCCATCATTACATTCTCAAGCCAAAtttgctccttcctcttcaacGTACAGGTGGGATGAAAGCAAACACGTTGCTCAGAGGCACGAGGTGCAAACTGTTTTTAAGCCCTGATTtgacatcttttatttttttgtaaggaCAGTACCCAAACATCTTTCTTACATGGTATCAGCCTGCTGGACTTCATGTTACGCTCACTTATTTGCAGCATGCCTCAAGTTAGCAAgtctcaacatttttttcagtatacaAAATATCCGTGGCAGGCAAAAGAAAGGACAACTTCCATAGCTTGTTCAGCTCAGCCTCTTGTTCAGACACCAAGTCCATTTccacttgaaaatgaaacagtcCAAGCATTTCCTGCTGAGGCCAAGTACCCAACTCATTCAGCTTCCAAGAAGTAAAGCTTCCTCAACTCATCATCCTCTTTGTGGTCATCTCAGAACATACCAGGCTCTCGTAGAAGCCGGCCAACGTCAGTGCCTCCTGTTCTCTGTCAGGAGCCTGGTGAGCAGCACAGCTCTCGCTGGTTGTCCACAAACAGAGAGATCTTAAGAAGCATATCtgagttggaaagaaaaaaacaaccccattAGCTTAATGCATTTTATCTGTATTCTGTACCCACTAAAATTTAACTTGTTTctaaaagcaataaagaaaaatgtaagtgaGATGGATCACTAAGCCCCTTGTTACGCTGCGAGGAAGGATGTCGCTTCCAGCTGTGCCCAGGGTGCGATGGCGAGTATTTACAACCAAAATCATCCACGAGATCTCAGAGCAGACCGCAAAGATCAACTGCAAACTGAGCAAGGTCACCCGCTGCTACAGAGACCAACACAGCAAGCAACACCGGGCCTAGGCGCTGTCTCCGGGGCTGAGACATCAGCACGGAGCTCAGGGAAAGGCCCTTTGGGTCTGCTGTAAGCAGAACTACCTTGAACCACGTCCTCCTTGTAGCGCTCCAAAATCCTCTCCCAAGACTGCGGGAGGGCCTCCATGTCTGCCAGGCTGTCGCAGCTGAGGCGGAGGAGGAGCAGCTTGCTCTCCAGGTACCTTCCCGCCCGATAAGGacaacaaagacaaaaaggcacccgcccgcgccgcccggcGAGCCCCGCCGCGGAAGGATACAGGTGCCGGTAGTAGCGCTCCACgtcctgcagcccctccagcgCGTCGGCCAGCGAGGGACAGCGCGGCCCGCGCCGCAGGGCCGCCGCCAGGCCCAGCTCCGCCGCCCGCTCCTCGTACAGCCGCAGCACGCCGGCCACGCCGGCCCCCACCGCGTCCCGCACGGCCCGCAGCTCCGCCCTGCGCGGCAAAGCGGGGGGCGCTCAGCTGCGGCCCCGCGacccccgcccggcccggccccgccgccgccgccgcctcaccGCCGGCCgcccagctgctccagcagcgcCTCGGCCGCGCCGCGCTGCTTCCGCCACAGCCGCGCCCGCAGGTCACCGAAGGCGCCTAAGGGTGAGCCACCCCACGCCAGCCGCTGCGCCGCCCGCATCTGCGCCGCCAGCCCGGCCAGCGAGCCCAGAAGCGGCGCCCAGGCGGCCAGCGCCGCCCGCCAGGCCGCGTCCTGCCGCCCCACCGCCGCCGCACACTCCCGCAACGCCGCCGCCAtcgcagccgccgccgccgccataGCGACCCGCCGACCCAGAAGCGCTCCCCCGGCCCGCTGCGTCATCGCGCCGCGCCGAGTCCCGATTGGCCGCGCCGCGCTGAGCTCTGATTGGCCGGTCGGCGGCGGCGGTTGGGTTTGAacgcgcggcgggcggcggcgctcCCGGCCCCGaccaccggcaccggcaccagCCCCCGGCACCAGCCCCAGTcccagcccccggccccgccgccatGGCTCCCGCGCGAAAGAAGGCTGGCGCGAGCGCGCGCGGCAGGAAGCTGGCGGCCTTCCTGAAGGACTTCGACCGCGAGGGTAGGCCGCGGCCGCCgggagcgggggcgggggcgggcggcgggggggagcgggcCCTGGGCCCTGGGCCCTGGGCCCTGGGCCCTGGCTGACGCCGTGTGTGTCCCCGCAGTGAGGAGCCGGGTCGAGCAGCTGCGGACGAACGGGCAGCGCCTCGTCAAGGAGGTGGAGAACCTGTACAACATCGAGATCCTGCGGCTGCCGGTGGCGCTCCGCGAGATGAACTGGCTCGACTACCTCGGTACGGGACGGGACCGAGACCGGGACCGGGGGAGGTACTGGGCTGGCGGGGGCACGCTTCGCCTTAGGTAATTAAAACCAATGGTAATAAAGGAGCAGCCGGGATCTTCTCCGCCTGGAATCCCCCACGCAGGCGGCCCACGGGCTGTTCGGAAGCGCTGCTCTCTTTGTCTGAGGCTGCTCACTCGCTGCCAGGAAAACTGGTTTGTGCTGGTTTTCTGCACCCTAGTGGTGACGTATTAAAGTATGCCTACGTATACTGTATGGGCTGTCTTAGAtatgtactgattttttttaaaaaatattttctttttagctaaAGGAGGAAGCAAAAAGGTGCTGGAAGAGGCAGCAACGGTAGGTATCTAGCATAAATGTTAAGCTTTTCTGATGACGTTGCATACCACTGTAGGAATTGAAGGGTTTCTTGAGTCTGTAGAAGTGTTGCAATAGCAGAGGTTGCATAAATACTTTCACAAATGCTGCTTTAAGACTTAACAGTAAGAGATGCCTGTTGTATCCAATACAGGATTTGCATGCTCATACTGCTCCTTGTCGGTCTTTCCTTACCTGCTTGATTTCACTCCGAGATCCCTGAAAGCACACGCGCTTTTCAGTAAATTAAAGCGTTTCTAAGTTGGTTGAGCAGCAGGGCGTAGGTGAAGCATACTTGCAGCTGCCAAAGAAGGCATGTTAGTCCTGAAAGGCATGCAGACCTCACGTGTTGTTGTCACCTCCAGAATAGCATGAAAGGTCCCAGTCTGAGCACAACACAAAACATGGAGGTATTCTTGCTATAAAATAATTAGGGATTTGC
The Gymnogyps californianus isolate 813 chromosome 22, ASM1813914v2, whole genome shotgun sequence genome window above contains:
- the C22H1orf109 gene encoding ribosome biogenesis protein C1orf109 homolog; the protein is MAAAAAAMAAALRECAAAVGRQDAAWRAALAAWAPLLGSLAGLAAQMRAAQRLAWGGSPLGAFGDLRARLWRKQRGAAEALLEQLGGRRAELRAVRDAVGAGVAGVLRLYEERAAELGLAAALRRGPRCPSLADALEGLQDVERYYRHLYLESKLLLLRLSCDSLADMEALPQSWERILERYKEDVVQDMLLKISLFVDNQRELCCSPGS